ACCTATACAAATAGTACATTTGACTTTGGCTTATTCGATGCATATATGGTACACGCGGTAAATTCATTGAAACTAGGGTCCGCGGGGCTCTCTTGTATACAGGGGAACTATTTTCCAGAGCTCATTGTTTGGTTATGTGAAAACTACGACGATGTAGCTCAGCAAACGAAAGTTGAAGCGGTCCAGCAGTTTTTGATAGATCAAATGGATGTGATGCACTATGCATATCCCATATCTGCAAAATACTATTTAAAAGAGCAAGGCTTTCCAATCGAGCAGCATACTAGGCGAACGGATATTGAAGCTTTTGATAACAAGGTAGGAGAGGCACTAGATAAACTAAAAATGGATTATCAAGTGCTGAGAACGATAATTGACAACTAAATTATGCCGGAGGTAACACAACTCACACACGAGCAACATGGACACAGTATGCACCATAATGGTGCGATTTCCAGCGATGGAAACTGGATTGTATTTGATTACAGAAACGACGATACGCATATTGGCAGAACAGGAACCATTGCAGTATTAGACCGGCGCACGGGCAGTCAGTTCGCCATCTATCAAACGCTAGGACAGTCTATTTATGGGCCGGGGGTGGGAGCGGCGTCTTTTAATCCTTGTGCCAATCAGGTTGTCTTCATCCATGGCTTGCTGGATGCAGATAAAGAGAACCCCTATGATATCACCCGTCGCACTGCGGTAATAGTCGACCTAGAGAATAAAATGCAGGCCACGTATGCGGACAGTCGTGATTTGGTAGCTCCCTATGCTGCAGGTAGCCTTAGAGGTGGGACACATTCCCATATGTGGAGCCCAGATGGGAAATTACTAAGTTTCACCTATAACGATGAACTGGTCGATCCACAATTACGTGTGGTGGGTCTTATGTTTCCTGTGAAACAGCAAGATTTTGTGGAAGACAGAAGTGGTAATGTGCAAGGAACCTATTATGCTGTGATTGTCTCTGATGTAACGAAAAGCCCGCAACCCGGATCCGACGAAATCAATAAAGCTTTTGATGAATGTTGGGTGAAGAGTTCGTTGGAGGATGGCGATACATATTGTATCGCTTTTCAAGGTAACACCGTGAATGCTTCGGGTGAAACAATAACAGAAATTTTTTTAGTTGATGTAGATTTGAATCTCGCATTTAAGGATAAGTCTGCTGTCGGAATGGAAGGCGAGCGTCCAAAAGTGCCGCAAGGCATACGACAAAAAAGACTTAGCCGAAGTCCTAAAGGTCTTTCAAACCTACGCCATTGGTTGAGAGCGAGTCCCGATGGCAAATCTATATATGCATTGGCCAAAGATCAGTTCAATAAAAATCAAATTGTACAATGCAATACCAATACTGGAGAATTAAGTTTTGTTTCAAATTTTGACTTTTCTGTTGCTTCGCCGATTAACATTGATGCATCGGGGGAATGGATAACTTTCACAGCGGATAATAATCTATATGTTTTTCAAATCCATACAAAGGAACTCCTCAAATTAACAGATCGTGATGTGAGTGAAGGACAACTCGTAGGTGCTCCATTATTTGATGTTGGTGAAAGGAAGATTTTGTACAACCAATTTATAAAAGGTAAGGATGGAGAGTTTATTCAAATAAAAATGGCTAATTATTGATATCCTGTTGATTTGTTAACAAATAATTTACCTTGGACCTATTCTTTTTTCAGTATTTTTATGCTTCAACCTAAGCATAATACTACCATGAAAATTAGAACCATCAAAAAAGCATTCAAGCTATCGCTTTTAGGAATTTCTCTAAGTTTATCGACGATTTCAGTGTCAGTGGCTCAGCTCAATGAAGTGAAAATATTTGCACATCGTGCTGGCGCATATGAATATGATGAAAATACATTAGCAGCCTTTAAAGCAACCTATGAACAAGGTATGCGAGGCTATGAAACGGACGTCCGTATTTCCAAAGACGGACAGCTGGTTATTTTTCATGATGATAATTTAAAGCGTATCGTAGGCAGGGAGGGGGCAATCGAAGAAATGACCCTTTCCGAGATAAAAAAGCTAAAAACACTTAAGGGCAATGAAATACCGACCCTAGATGAGGTCGTTGCTTATTTTAAAGATAAGCCTGGAGTTTACATTGAATTTGAAATGAAAACCAATAAACCATTGTATGAAGAAGCAAAGCTCCACAAATATTGCGATATGCTCTATAACAAGGTTTATTCAAACCGTCCGCAAGATTCAGACTATCTGCTAACTTCTTTTGATAAACGTCCCTTGCGCTATTTGAAGGCTAAATACCCCGATGCCGATTTGATGTTTATCAAAGGTGAGGCTTTGACACAAGCTTTAATAGACGAGACAAAGGAACTTGGAATCAAGCGTATCGCGGCTAACATTACGCAGACGACGCGTGCGATGGTGAAAGACGCTAAAAAGCAAGGGATGACGGTCAGCTTGTGGCCAGGTCGTTCTGTGGATGATTTCCTTTTGGGATTGTCTCTGGGATCTGATTACCTGTGTACCGATGTGCCCATTGAAGTATCCAAATGGGTAAAGAATAATGCAGCTTGGATCAAGCTAAAATAATTAAAGCCGGCTCGCTAGCCGGCTTGTTTATTAAATTACAGTGATGTTATTTAACGTATGAAATATGCTGCCGAAAACTTAAAAAAGGAAGAAAAGTCGTTGCCTAGGCTTGGCAATAAACTGGCTAAGTCACTCAGAAAATTGAATAGTTATTCGCTTAGGTAGATTGTTTTATTTCTTAGATAGTTGTGTAATACTTGGAAAGCATGTGCTCTTGCCATTTCTTAATAATAGCGCATACTTCATAAGCTTCTTGCTGTTCAAATGAACGAAGAAGCGATTCTAAGGTTAAAGTAATTTCAGAAATATGAATGAAGTTACCTTCTTCATCCCGATAGTCCCCTAGAATATCCAAAAGGACACAATGAGTTTCAAATTCCCTGAATTTACGCTGATAATTACGATCAGCATTCAACCAAAGATTTTCAAATTGGAAGCCAGACTCGATGTGCTTATGACAAGCTTGTTCGTATTGAGTACGACTTGTTTGTAGCTCTTGTTTCATTTTCTCGACACTGTCCTGAAGAGAATCATACATGTGGGAGAGATGGAGTTGCACTTCCTTGTGTTGCGAAATAAGTGGCATAACATTTATTTTTTGATGCTCGTAAGTGTTTTAACAAATAATTAGTAGATTGGTTTTGGTAGATGACTGATTTTGTGATTATTATACTAATTTAATACATATTCATCGTAAAAGAAATATATTTGGCAATATGATAGAAAAAAGTATAAATGGAATTCATTTAGAAATATGTGCGAATTCACTGTCCTCAGCGAAGAAAGCGCAGTTGGGCGGGGCAAGTCGTGTAGAATTATGTCAAAACCTGGAGAATGGTGGCACAACACCCTCATATGGACAAATTAAGCTCGTTCGCGAAGCATTAGAAATTGGAGTCCATGTATTAATCAGGCCACGTGCTGGAGACTTTCTTTATTCCGACGATGAGTTTGCTGAAATAAAGGAAGATATTCTGTATTGTAAAGAAGTGGGATGTGATGGCGTCGTGATCGGCATACTGACAAAGGACGGAGGAGTTGATAAGGTGCGCATGCAAGAGCTAGTTGATTTGGCGAAGCCCATGTGTGTGGTTTTTCATAGAGCATTCGATCGATGCGCTGAGCCTTTAAAAAGCCTTGAAGATATTATCGAATTGGGGTGCGATAGAATCCTAACTTCAGGATTAAAAAATTCTGCATGGGAGGGAAGAGAACTTATAAAAACTCTGTTCGCTCAAGCTGATGGTCGAATCGAAATTATGCCGGGCGCTGGGATCGATGAGAGCAATGTCAAAGCAATAATAGAATTTACAGGGGTAAGGAGTGTACATTCATCCGCTAAGGTCGTAGAAGCCTCTAAAATGGCCTATAATCAAATAAATGTAACGGGGATGGATGAAAACGTAATAAGCAGCTCTTCTGAAAGAGTTGCCCAAATTATAGAACAAATAAAAAGCCTTTAGTGAAAACTAAAGGCTTTAAATATTTTAAAACAAATGCTTATTTAGCGTCAGCAGCTAATTTGTTTAAGATCTCATCATTCTTAGCGATTTGACCTTTCGCAGACATTTTGTTTTTTGAACCTAATTCAATATTACGTCCAAGTTTCAAAAACTGTACTTCAACACGTGAAACAGTTTTATTTCTTCTATCTTTTCTTTTTAAACGTGTAACTCCCATTGTTGTTAATATTTTTTCTAATGTTCAAACGAGGTCGGAAGCGGATTCGAACCGCTGTAGGAGGTTTTGCAGACCTCTGCCTAGCCACTCGGCCATCCGACCCTTTTACCCTTACAGGCATGCAAAAATAGGATTTACTTTTCACATATAAAAACCTTTTTTGCTTTTTATTCTTTGAAATGATTTTTTCATAGATAAGCGTCTGATTTTAATCGCTTTATCAAGAAATCAATCATTAGTATTCAATTATTTCGGAACTGAATTTTAGATTGTTTAAATTTTTATTAAACGTAAGTGTTTGAAAATCATGAATATATATTGATGTAGTTAGCTTCGCTATTTTTTTGGTCTAAACTTTGTAAGTGTGTTACCGTGTTAGCAGATGCTGACCTGTTGAAAAAGAAAAATTTAAAGAATATGAAAAAATTATTACTATCATTCGGAGCTGTAGTTTTATTGGCAGCAGGAGCACAAGCTCAAACTAGCTATGGTTTAAAAGCTGGTGTTAACTTAGGTAAATACTCTAATGTTAGCGATCTTGAAAAAGATTATCAAAAAAACAACGTATCGTTTTATGTAACAGGTTATGCTGACCTTCCAGTTGCTCCTCAGTTTTCGATTCAACCAGGAGTATCCTTACAAGGTAAAGGTGCTAAATACGAAGCATCAGGTGACAATGCTAGCGGATCTTTATCTCGTAATGTAATGTCGATCGAGGTTCCAGTGAATGCAGTTTACTACATCCCTGCTGGTGCTGGTAATGTATTCTTAGGTGCTGGTCCTTACGTAGGTTTCAACATCTCAGGTAAAGATAAATGGGACGGTTCTTTAGGAGAAGGTGGTACTTCTGGCGACAGAAAACTTGAATTCTCTGGCGATAATAAAGACATGAACTTAATCGATGCAGGTGTTAACTTCTTAGCAGGTTACAAATTGAACAACGGTTTCTTAATTAACGCTGGTTATGGTTTAGGTTTATCTAACCTGAATCCAGGTGATGGTGAGAAAACATCTAACCGCGTATTATCATTCGGAGTTGGTTTCCAATTCTAATTGAAAATAATACCTTATGTGAAAAGGCAATCGAAAGATTGCCTTTTTTTGTGGCTTAAAATTTGTCATGTCATTGATATACAATCATAAACTAAATCGTAAAATCATGAAAAGATTAATTTTAGCAGTAATTGCCTCACTGGCATTCTCAGGTGCAGCCTTCTCCCAAGTGAGTTATGGCCTGAAAGCAGGTTTAAATTTGGCGAAATATTCCGAAGTGGCCATTGAGGGCTTGGAGGACTATGCCAAGATGAACCCGACATTTTATGTTACTGGATTTGCCGATATTCCCGTGGCTCCTCAATTTTCTATCCAACCAGGCCTTTCCTTACAGGGAAAAGGAGCGAAGTATAAAGGCGAGGAGGGAGGAACGACAGGAACTATCACTATCAACACCATGTCTATTGAGATTCCTGTAAACGCGGTGTATTATATTCCCGCTGGTCCAGGTTCCGTATTTTTAGGAGCTGGCCCATATGCTGGATATAACATCAGCGGAAAAGTCAAATCAAAGACTACGGGTAATGATGAGTCAACCGAGGATACCGATCTATCCTTCTCAGGCGATGATAAGGACATGAATGCATTCGAAGCCGGTATTAACTTTTTAGCTGGCTATAAGTTAAGCAATGGATTCTTAATCAACGCTGGATATGGACTGGGGTTGACGAACTTGAACCCAGATAGCGACGGGCAAAACATCAAAAATAGGGTGATTTCTGTTGGAGTGGGTTTTCAATTTTAAGAAAGCTGTTCGCAATCAGATTCTAGAAATCTCATGTTCAGACGACACGCTTGTACCAGAGATCTTACACCCAATAACTAAATAAAAAAACTCCCCTTTATCTTTCAATAAAGGGGAGTTTTGTTTTCTCAAAGAAATCTATCACACTTTGATTTCAACTTCAACACCTGAAGGTAATTCTAATTTCATTAACGCATCAACAGTTTTAGAGTTTGATGAGTAAATGTCTAACAATCTCTTGTAAGAACATAATTGGAATTGCTCACGTGCTTTTTTGTTAACGTGTGGAGAACGTAAAACTGTATAGATTTTTTTCTCAGTAGGCAATGGAATTGGACCACTAACAACTGCACCTGTAGGTTTTACTGTTTTCACGATTTTCTCAGCTGACTTGTCAACCAAGTTGTAATCGTAAGATTTCAATTTGATTCTGATTCTTTGGCTCATTATATATTTGTTTTTA
The DNA window shown above is from Sphingobacterium hotanense and carries:
- a CDS encoding porin family protein, translated to MKRLILAVIASLAFSGAAFSQVSYGLKAGLNLAKYSEVAIEGLEDYAKMNPTFYVTGFADIPVAPQFSIQPGLSLQGKGAKYKGEEGGTTGTITINTMSIEIPVNAVYYIPAGPGSVFLGAGPYAGYNISGKVKSKTTGNDESTEDTDLSFSGDDKDMNAFEAGINFLAGYKLSNGFLINAGYGLGLTNLNPDSDGQNIKNRVISVGVGFQF
- a CDS encoding DUF3748 domain-containing protein; its protein translation is MPEVTQLTHEQHGHSMHHNGAISSDGNWIVFDYRNDDTHIGRTGTIAVLDRRTGSQFAIYQTLGQSIYGPGVGAASFNPCANQVVFIHGLLDADKENPYDITRRTAVIVDLENKMQATYADSRDLVAPYAAGSLRGGTHSHMWSPDGKLLSFTYNDELVDPQLRVVGLMFPVKQQDFVEDRSGNVQGTYYAVIVSDVTKSPQPGSDEINKAFDECWVKSSLEDGDTYCIAFQGNTVNASGETITEIFLVDVDLNLAFKDKSAVGMEGERPKVPQGIRQKRLSRSPKGLSNLRHWLRASPDGKSIYALAKDQFNKNQIVQCNTNTGELSFVSNFDFSVASPINIDASGEWITFTADNNLYVFQIHTKELLKLTDRDVSEGQLVGAPLFDVGERKILYNQFIKGKDGEFIQIKMANY
- a CDS encoding spore protein; the encoded protein is MGVTRLKRKDRRNKTVSRVEVQFLKLGRNIELGSKNKMSAKGQIAKNDEILNKLAADAK
- a CDS encoding glycerophosphodiester phosphodiesterase, producing MKIRTIKKAFKLSLLGISLSLSTISVSVAQLNEVKIFAHRAGAYEYDENTLAAFKATYEQGMRGYETDVRISKDGQLVIFHDDNLKRIVGREGAIEEMTLSEIKKLKTLKGNEIPTLDEVVAYFKDKPGVYIEFEMKTNKPLYEEAKLHKYCDMLYNKVYSNRPQDSDYLLTSFDKRPLRYLKAKYPDADLMFIKGEALTQALIDETKELGIKRIAANITQTTRAMVKDAKKQGMTVSLWPGRSVDDFLLGLSLGSDYLCTDVPIEVSKWVKNNAAWIKLK
- a CDS encoding porin family protein, with the protein product MKKLLLSFGAVVLLAAGAQAQTSYGLKAGVNLGKYSNVSDLEKDYQKNNVSFYVTGYADLPVAPQFSIQPGVSLQGKGAKYEASGDNASGSLSRNVMSIEVPVNAVYYIPAGAGNVFLGAGPYVGFNISGKDKWDGSLGEGGTSGDRKLEFSGDNKDMNLIDAGVNFLAGYKLNNGFLINAGYGLGLSNLNPGDGEKTSNRVLSFGVGFQF
- the rpsJ gene encoding 30S ribosomal protein S10; amino-acid sequence: MSQRIRIKLKSYDYNLVDKSAEKIVKTVKPTGAVVSGPIPLPTEKKIYTVLRSPHVNKKAREQFQLCSYKRLLDIYSSNSKTVDALMKLELPSGVEVEIKV
- a CDS encoding copper homeostasis protein CutC, with amino-acid sequence MIEKSINGIHLEICANSLSSAKKAQLGGASRVELCQNLENGGTTPSYGQIKLVREALEIGVHVLIRPRAGDFLYSDDEFAEIKEDILYCKEVGCDGVVIGILTKDGGVDKVRMQELVDLAKPMCVVFHRAFDRCAEPLKSLEDIIELGCDRILTSGLKNSAWEGRELIKTLFAQADGRIEIMPGAGIDESNVKAIIEFTGVRSVHSSAKVVEASKMAYNQINVTGMDENVISSSSERVAQIIEQIKSL